The following are from one region of the Geoalkalibacter subterraneus genome:
- a CDS encoding HNH endonuclease codes for MEIAEEDIRRERNRARELRKSAWWKNRIAQGFCHYCGGTFKPSELTLDHIVPVARGGRSSKGNCVPACKECNNKKKNLLPMEWEEYLENLRRDDS; via the coding sequence ATGGAAATAGCGGAAGAAGATATCCGGCGCGAGCGAAACCGCGCCAGAGAACTGCGCAAAAGCGCCTGGTGGAAAAACAGGATCGCGCAGGGGTTCTGTCACTATTGTGGGGGAACATTTAAGCCCTCAGAACTGACTCTGGATCATATCGTGCCGGTGGCGCGGGGAGGGCGGTCCTCCAAGGGGAACTGTGTGCCGGCCTGCAAGGAGTGCAACAACAAAAAGAAAAATCTTCTGCCGATGGAGTGGGAAGAATACCTGGAAAATCTGCGCCGTGACGACTCGTAG
- a CDS encoding glycogen synthase — MQILIVSPEVSPYAKHGELAEVAGALGKSLRKLGHDARIILPCYKEVDDNGFTLRKGRKSVEVMIEGQTHKGLLRQTMLEGVPVYFIENREFFHREGLYDDGENAYEDNVQRFGFFGHAVLQLLRRMDFRPDVLHLHGWQTGLIPVLLRTTLKNDSFYAPIHTVFTFRDLNEGEFPSSLIESLHLGDSADQNYGLNHQGRLSFLAGALTHADIITTVSQTYRNELRLTDLGADFAPLLRQRGNAFHGILEGLDTKTWDPSLDMNLNLPYNIDNLNGKKGDKRALQKEMKLEPEALIPLVGAAFPLTFPKGADLIKDAWEQLMQRELQLVIAGEAAPELHDFFAAQQDRHGHKARVLLTQDTGIARRIFAGSDIFLMPSRHEAFGPEQIIALRYGSVPVAHRSGGINDTVIDADEQPRQGNGFLFDKATPEAMLEALDRALELYQNRRQWLKIVKRGMTADFTWQNCAQKYVDIYRKAMAYRPV; from the coding sequence ATGCAAATTCTGATTGTCTCCCCCGAAGTTTCCCCCTACGCGAAACATGGCGAACTGGCCGAGGTTGCGGGGGCGCTGGGTAAATCCTTGCGCAAGCTCGGCCATGACGCCCGCATCATCCTGCCCTGCTACAAAGAGGTCGACGACAACGGCTTCACCCTGCGCAAGGGACGCAAAAGCGTCGAGGTGATGATCGAAGGGCAGACGCACAAAGGATTGCTGCGTCAGACCATGCTGGAAGGAGTGCCGGTCTATTTCATTGAAAATCGTGAATTCTTCCATCGTGAGGGCCTTTACGACGACGGAGAGAACGCGTATGAGGACAATGTCCAGCGCTTTGGCTTTTTCGGACATGCTGTGCTTCAACTGCTGCGGCGCATGGATTTCCGCCCCGACGTCCTGCACCTGCACGGTTGGCAGACCGGCCTGATCCCTGTGCTGCTGCGCACCACCCTGAAAAACGACTCGTTCTATGCGCCCATCCACACCGTCTTCACCTTCCGCGACTTAAACGAAGGGGAATTCCCCTCTTCCCTCATTGAAAGTCTGCATCTCGGCGATTCCGCCGATCAGAACTACGGGTTAAATCACCAGGGACGACTGTCCTTTCTGGCGGGCGCATTGACCCACGCCGACATCATCACCACCGTTTCACAAACTTATCGCAACGAGCTGCGCCTGACCGATCTGGGCGCGGACTTCGCCCCACTGCTGCGGCAGCGCGGCAATGCATTTCACGGCATCCTTGAGGGCCTCGACACCAAAACCTGGGATCCCTCCCTGGACATGAACCTCAACCTGCCCTACAACATTGACAACCTCAACGGCAAAAAAGGTGACAAGCGGGCCCTGCAAAAGGAGATGAAACTGGAGCCCGAAGCTCTGATTCCCCTGGTGGGTGCAGCTTTTCCACTCACCTTCCCCAAGGGGGCGGATCTGATCAAGGACGCCTGGGAGCAGTTAATGCAGCGGGAATTGCAGCTGGTTATCGCGGGGGAGGCTGCGCCCGAACTTCATGATTTCTTTGCAGCGCAGCAGGACCGGCATGGCCACAAAGCTCGTGTGCTGTTGACGCAGGATACGGGTATTGCGCGGCGTATTTTTGCCGGCAGCGACATCTTCCTCATGCCCAGCCGTCACGAGGCCTTCGGCCCGGAGCAGATCATTGCGCTGCGCTACGGCAGTGTGCCTGTTGCCCATCGCAGCGGGGGAATCAACGACACGGTGATCGATGCCGACGAGCAGCCCCGGCAGGGCAACGGCTTTCTTTTTGACAAAGCCACGCCCGAGGCTATGCTGGAGGCCCTTGACCGGGCCCTGGAGCTCTACCAGAACCGCCGCCAATGGCTCAAGATCGTCAAACGCGGCATGACCGCAGATTTTACCTGGCAGAATTGCGCACAGAAATATGTCGATATCTATCGCAAGGCGATGGCGTACCGCCCTGTTTAA